In one window of Littorina saxatilis isolate snail1 linkage group LG11, US_GU_Lsax_2.0, whole genome shotgun sequence DNA:
- the LOC138979365 gene encoding palmitoyltransferase ZDHHC22-like encodes MSLLSRISWRWQLWLLNAAGMLYFFALLLGALAIGLLVTIPDVYKNDLDTMHRRRLAAVFVFVSLLLNFACLRYYSTRSHLKADNFMLPQSGEETAVCRTCQISRPPRAKHCSLCDVCVLKRDHHCFFGGCCVGFHNQRYFIVFCFYTAIGALYSTSVTFSYLSNHYADILSLEFYRLLPPWLIWHWYYGYITVNIVAMVLFAYFNFMAFTAGLFYFIFQCFLLWRGQASYEFFTGVKRYSHSLWENLRSVFGPWWFLNFLVPLPFLRSPDDGFVWRVVHDFKQM; translated from the coding sequence ATGTCGCTGCTCAGCCGGATATCGTGGCGATGGCAGCTGTGGCTGCTCAACGCGGCGGGAATGCTCTACTTCTTCGCCCTCTTGCTCGGCGCCCTCGCCATCGGGCTGCTGGTCACCATTCCTGACGTCTACAAGAATGACCTTGACACCATGCATCGCCGCAGGCTGGCCGCAGTGTTCGTCTTTGTCTCTCTGCTGCTGAATTTTGCCTGCTTGCGGTATTACAGCACACGCTCCCACCTCAAGGCAGACAACTTTATGCTGCCCCAATCAGGGGAGGAAACTGCGGTGTGTCGCACGTGTCAGATTTCAAGGCCGCCTCGGGCCAAGCACTGCTCGctgtgcgatgtgtgtgtgctgaagcGTGACCACCATTGCTTCTTCGGCGGATGCTGCGTCGGGTTTCACAATCAGCGCTACTTTATCGTCTTCTGTTTCTACACCGCGATCGGTGCCCTTTACAGCACCTCTGTCACTTTCTCGTACCTGAGCAACCACTATGCAGACATTCTCAGCTTGGAGTTTTACCGCCTTCTGCCGCCCTGGCTGATCTGGCATTGGTACTACGGCTACATCACCGTCAACATCGTCGCCATGGTCTTGTTTGCGTATTTCAACTTTATGGCGTTTACCGCCggtctgttttattttatctttcAGTGTTTTCTGCTGTGGAGGGGACAGGCGAGTTACGAGTTTTTCACAGGAGTGAAGCGATACAGTCACTCTCTTTGGGAGAATCTGAGGTCTGTTTTTGGGCCTTGGTGGTTTTTGAATTTTTTGGTACCTTTGCCGTTTTTGAGAAGTCCTGATGATGGTTTCGTCTGGAGAGTTGTGCATGACTTTAAACAAATGTAG